gtcgtttcagagaatgtcCGGTCCTTAAAATGTGCCTTAAAATCATGGAAAGTCATGAAATGTAATTGTGTGTTTCAGTGCGACGTGTTGATAGAGAAATATGAGGACGTGATTGAAGACTGGTACAAAGGCAGCCAGGAGGAAGACCTGACCACGTATTTATGTGAGAAGCACGTCCTCAAAGGACAggacacaggtaacacacacacacacacacacacacacacacacacacacacacacctcttcatTTCTTTggtctcttttttccttttatttatgtcGACTCCTCTCTTCCGTCTGTCCAGCCTGTCTGAACGAGGACTGGACCCCAAAAAAGAAGGGAGACCAGGCGGCTATTGCAgaggacaagaagaagaagaaaaagaagaagggagGGAAGAAGAGCGAGGGAGGAGACGGCAGCTCGGAGGGCGAGAAGACGaccaagaagaagaaagagaagaaggtgaagaagaagaaaaagagcaaagcCGCGGCGGAGAAGACGGACGGAGGGGCGTCGTCGGACGAGGACATCCAGCCGCCGGTGCCTCTGTCCGGGCAGAAGACGGAGCTGTGACGCCTCCGGACGACCCGGATCGGCCCGAAACGAAACGCTTAGTAAACGCAGTCTGCAGCGTCTTTGTCCAAAGTGACGTTCACGTCGCTGATTTTGCTGAAATGAGGTCTCGTACTGTTACACGCGGTttcaaagtgtctgaaacacgTCGCCGTCTGTGAGAAATCCGCCCAGGCATCAACATTTACGACCAATTATCAAACTGAAGAGCTTTTAAAGAttcattttgtcactttttccttCAGAAATTCGACTTTGGCAATGAGcaattctgcaa
This window of the Plectropomus leopardus isolate mb unplaced genomic scaffold, YSFRI_Pleo_2.0 unplaced_scaffold28041, whole genome shotgun sequence genome carries:
- the LOC121937967 gene encoding protein canopy homolog 3-like produces the protein CDVLIEKYEDVIEDWYKGSQEEDLTTYLCEKHVLKGQDTACLNEDWTPKKKGDQAAIAEDKKKKKKKKGGKKSEGGDGSSEGEKTTKKKKEKKVKKKKKSKAAAEKTDGGASSDEDIQPPVPLSGQKTEL